The genomic interval ACACCACCACGCCGTCGCCCGCAAAACGGATTTCCTGGGGTTCGCTCCACGGCGCATACGGATCGAATACCCGCGCGGCCAGTTGATCTTTTTTGACCTGATCGCCGAGCCCGAACACCGGTTCGGCCACGCCCGCCCGCGAGGCGAACACGTAGTGGCGCGCACCCTCCACTTTCAACCAGCGCGTGTCGTGCCGCGGCGCCGGCGGCCGATCGTCGGGCGTGACACCCAGCGTGTGCAGCACACGCCGCAGACCGTCCTCGACGATCGCGACGCCGTCCGGATCGCAGGCCGCATAGCCGCCGAATTCGCCGCACAGGAATAGCTTGCCGTGCCGCTCGACAGCCGCGCCATACGTGCGGTCCTCGCCGAGCAGGTCCATCAGCATGGTTTGCGGCGCGGCAAACGCCTGCACGAGGCGCCGGTATTCGGCGCTGCGCGAGATGTCGGCGGGCGGCGCCGCGAGCACAGTTGGCAGATGATTGAACGACGCGCCGCCCGCGTGCAGATCGATCACCACGTCGGCGCGTGGAAATAGTTCGGTGTCCGCATAGTGCGCGATCATCTCGGTGATGTGGCCGTTACGCGCGCCGGGGAAAACGCGGTTCAGATTGCCCCTGTCGATCGGCGAGGTGCGCGAGCCGTTGATAAAAGCCGGGAAATTCAGCGCCGGCACGACGATCAATCGGCCTTTGATCGACATCGACGGCAATCGCCGGATCAGTTTCATCAGCGCGACGGGGCCTTCGTATTCGTCGCCGTGATTGCCGCCGGTGAGCAGCACCGTGGGACCGTCACCACCCTTGAGCACGGTGATCGGAATCGGAATGTGTCCGTACGCGGAGCGGTCGTGCGAATACGGCACGCGCAACGTGCCGTTTTGCAGGCCGGGGCGTTCGTAGTCGATGTCGGTGGAAATCAGCGATTGTGTGGACGGCATGGTTGTCTCCCGATAAGAAAGCGGGCCTCGGCGCTGTCGTCGGATGACGCGCCAAGGTCGTACATTCAATATCGTCGAGGCAAAAAACCAGCGCCAATGCCGATTTTTAGGGAAGCCGATGCCTTAAAGGCATCGCGGCAAGGCATTGCAGCCGTTCACTTCTGCGCCTGGAGCAAGGCGATGAACTGCGCGAGCGCGGGATTGCGGTGCTGCTCGCGATACGCAAAATGCAACGGCAGCGCGATCGACACATCGGACAGTGCGAGGAATTGCACCAGCGCCGGCGGCCGCTCGCGATTGGCCGAGTT from Paraburkholderia phytofirmans PsJN carries:
- a CDS encoding succinylglutamate desuccinylase/aspartoacylase family protein; its protein translation is MPSTQSLISTDIDYERPGLQNGTLRVPYSHDRSAYGHIPIPITVLKGGDGPTVLLTGGNHGDEYEGPVALMKLIRRLPSMSIKGRLIVVPALNFPAFINGSRTSPIDRGNLNRVFPGARNGHITEMIAHYADTELFPRADVVIDLHAGGASFNHLPTVLAAPPADISRSAEYRRLVQAFAAPQTMLMDLLGEDRTYGAAVERHGKLFLCGEFGGYAACDPDGVAIVEDGLRRVLHTLGVTPDDRPPAPRHDTRWLKVEGARHYVFASRAGVAEPVFGLGDQVKKDQLAARVFDPYAPWSEPQEIRFAGDGVVVCMRSFARVEPGDCIAVLAADAQWQ